The Chryseobacterium sp. G0186 genome includes the window GCATTTTTCTCTGCAATCTGCCACCTAACAGCTGCTACCTATTAACTATTATGATTAAGATCAGTCAACTCAATAAAGAATTTGAAAGCCGTGTAAGACTGGGCATTATGTCCGTTCTTATGGTCAATGACTGGGTTGATTTTTCTGAAATGAAGGGATTACTGGAAATTACAGACGGAAACCTTGCCAGTCACAGCAATGCACTTGAAAAAGTGGGCTATATTGAGGTAAAGAAAGAATTTGTAGGGAAGAAGCCGAAAACCTCTTACCGAGTCACACAAACAGGGAGACAGGCATTTACCGATCATTTGGATGCCCTGGAAAAACTATTGGGACGCTAGTCCTATATTTTTTTGAAATTTCACTTTGTAATTCAAAGTTCTTTGTTTTGAAATAAACTATTATAAATAATATGACAGAACAAAACATTTTAAACTTAGGAAAAATAATATTCGGATTGTTTTTCCTGGCGGGAAATATCTGCCTTTTTGGGTATATAATCACTAAGGATTTTGAATTTGCTGATTCTGGTTTTCTGCTACTTCCTTATGGTGCAGTTTTCAATCTTATCATTTTATCAGGCCTGTTGATCTACGGAGAAATTGATAAAGCTAAACGTAAAACCTGTTACCGTTCTGCTGGTTTTCTTTTAATCAATATTCCCATTGCTATTCTCTATGCAATTATAGGTTTAAACCTCATTTAAATAAATACACTATGAAAAAAATACGCGTTCAGTTTCTGCTTTTTGTGTATGATAAAACTCAAAAACTATACAGAAAATATTTTAAAAAGAAAAAAAGGCAATGGCAGTTCAATGAAAGGCAACTGTTGGAATTTCAGGAAGACTCCTTGGGAAGAAAGCTTGGTGAGTTCTATCATAAACATGGGTTTTCAATGATTCCCAAGATGGAAAACCACGATGTTCATCACCTGATTACAGGCTGCGGAACCAACTTTGAGGATGAGATTGCCATGCAGTACCTCTTGCTGGGAAACGGAAAGCTTAATGCCCATCTCTTAGCTGCGATTGTATTAGGAACAATCATTTTACCTGAATATGTGAAGATTTATATCAAAGCATACAAGAAAGGTCAAAACATGAGAGCATTCCATCAGTGGGACTTTGAAAGCTTGCTATGGCAGAATTTTGATCATCTGAAAGACTTTATCCAACAGAAAGATACCGTTGTACTTCATTAAAATCCTGATATGGAAAATATAAAATTCAGTTCAACAGGAAAATATACATTCATGATCTCTTTTATATTGGGAAACTTGCTGTTTTTGATATTTCTGATATCAAGAAGTGAATTTCTTCTTCTGTTCGGCTTTGCTTACGTAATGATTGCCATTGTTGTTAATACAATTGTTTTGTTATATGAACTGGCAAGATATCTTGGCGTTATTTCTGAAGAAAAAGCCTCCGGAAATTCAGTGCTTCTTCTGCTTGCAAATATCCCTATCGCTTTAATATATCTGCTCATTCTTTTTAAATTTTGTTAATCCTAATTTCTTAACTTATGAAAACACATCATTATATATTTCTTACAACCGCCCTGTTTGTTATTTTATTTTACGATCAGGATCTTGGCTTAAACTTCGGAGTTCTGGGAATTCTGTATGCTGTCTTAACCTTTTTTAAAACAGCGGAAAAAAACAAAACGAAAACATTTTACGTTCTTACGGTGACAAGTATTCTCTCCAGTATTGCCTTTGCCTGGTATGGAGATTTTCCATCCTTTCTGGCGGTTGTAAGTTCACTTCTTTTGCTTGCCTATACCTCAAGGAACCGAAAAATGAAGATTCTTTTTCTGATTCCGGTATTTATCGTGAACTGTGCTACTTCAATTTGCAGGATCTTTAATTTTGACAAATGGTTGCCCAAGAAAAATGTTCCCGGAATGTGGCAGAAGATTATGGCTTTTGTATTGATTCCATTGGTGCTTTTATCCGTTTTCTTTGGGATTTATTCTGCAGGAAGTGATCATTTTGCAGCCCTTTTTACAGATTATGAATTGGATGTCAATCTTTGGCAGATCTTCTGTCTTACTGTTCTAGGATTTTTCATTGCATTTAATTACTGGAACTATGCGGTGGAAAGGCTTATCTACAAAAACAATCATTTTCTGGACAATGACTTCCAAAAAGAGGCACAGGTTCCCAAATCAACGTACTCGTTTCTTGATCTGGATGCTGAGAGAATAAGCGGAATGGTCTCTTTCTTTTCATTGAATATTTTGCTGATCTTTTTCATTGTTACCTATAACTATGAACAGTTCTATGAAGTTTCCAAAACCCCGGTCCAGCTTTCTGAAGAAACCCATGAAAGAGTGAATGCCGTAATTCTTTCCATTATCATGGCCATTTTGGTGATTATGTTTTATTTTAAATCGGGCTTCAATTTTGACCCAAAAGCCGGTTTAATGAAAGTTTTAGCGAAGATCTGGATTTTTCTGAATGCTGTTCTGATCGTATCTGCCGCTGTGAAAAACTATGAATATATTGTTAATTATGCCTTTACTTATAAAAGGCTTGGCGTTTTTGCTTTTCTGTTGCTCTCTCTGATCGGGCTTGCTTTAACGTTTCTTAAAATTCAAAAGAGAAAACGAAATGCATTCCTTTTCAATACCATGATCTGGTATTTCTATGCAACTATTCTGGTGTGTAGCTATATTAATTGGGGTGGTTTTATTACTTCTCAGAATATGAAACGTAAAGATTTTGCGGTTAATTATCATTTCAATTCCATTAATTTTAGCGAAAGAAGCCTTTTAAAATATGCCACTGAAAAGAATGATCCCAAACTGAAAAAGAATCTGCAGGATAAAATTAAGAATGAAGAGACAAAAACTTTTCTTTCCAAGATTCTGTATTACCAAACCCTTAAATAAGTCTACTGATGAAAAATATAATGGAATCTTCAAGATTTAAAGTGAATCTACTGCTTGTATTCATGACCTTATTTTGTTTCAG containing:
- a CDS encoding winged helix-turn-helix domain-containing protein, yielding MIKISQLNKEFESRVRLGIMSVLMVNDWVDFSEMKGLLEITDGNLASHSNALEKVGYIEVKKEFVGKKPKTSYRVTQTGRQAFTDHLDALEKLLGR
- a CDS encoding Coq4 family protein, with product MKKIRVQFLLFVYDKTQKLYRKYFKKKKRQWQFNERQLLEFQEDSLGRKLGEFYHKHGFSMIPKMENHDVHHLITGCGTNFEDEIAMQYLLLGNGKLNAHLLAAIVLGTIILPEYVKIYIKAYKKGQNMRAFHQWDFESLLWQNFDHLKDFIQQKDTVVLH
- a CDS encoding DUF4153 domain-containing protein — translated: MKTHHYIFLTTALFVILFYDQDLGLNFGVLGILYAVLTFFKTAEKNKTKTFYVLTVTSILSSIAFAWYGDFPSFLAVVSSLLLLAYTSRNRKMKILFLIPVFIVNCATSICRIFNFDKWLPKKNVPGMWQKIMAFVLIPLVLLSVFFGIYSAGSDHFAALFTDYELDVNLWQIFCLTVLGFFIAFNYWNYAVERLIYKNNHFLDNDFQKEAQVPKSTYSFLDLDAERISGMVSFFSLNILLIFFIVTYNYEQFYEVSKTPVQLSEETHERVNAVILSIIMAILVIMFYFKSGFNFDPKAGLMKVLAKIWIFLNAVLIVSAAVKNYEYIVNYAFTYKRLGVFAFLLLSLIGLALTFLKIQKRKRNAFLFNTMIWYFYATILVCSYINWGGFITSQNMKRKDFAVNYHFNSINFSERSLLKYATEKNDPKLKKNLQDKIKNEETKTFLSKILYYQTLK